The window TTCTTCAATCCTGCTAATCGAAGTAATGTGCTGTAAATTTCGATGTTCAGTTTCACCTAAATAATGCAGAATAACACCAGCAGCAACAATTCCACTTTGCAATCGCTCTACACCAAAGCCTTTAAGCGAAGCCACATCAAAGTGTTTTGTTAGTGTTTCTTCAGCATAATCTGTAGTGTAAGGCCATTCATCTAAACCAAAAGTATAAAATCGATCTCCAAAATTCTCTGTGAAAATCTGTCGTTTAGATTTTTGAAAAATAACCTCCGTTGGTTTAAACCCCTGTAAAAGTTTGTCTATATAATCACTATTTCCTTGTGCAATCATAAATTCACCCGTAGAAATATCTAAAAATGAAACGCCAATCTGAGTTTTATCAAAGAAAACAGATGCCAAATAGTTGTTTGATTTCTGATTTAAAATATTGTCACCGTAAGCTACACCGGGCGTAACCAATTCTGTTACCCCACGCTTAACAATATTTTTAGTTAATTTCGGGTCTTCGAGCTGATCACAAATCGCGACCCGCTGACCGGCCCTTACTAATTTTGATAAATAATTATCTAATGAATGATGTGGAAAACCTGCCAATTCTAAAGCGCCACCATTGGGGCCAGTACCTCTTCTTGTTAAAACAATTCCTAATATTTGAGAGGTTTTAATGGCATCTTCGCCAAAAGTTTCGTAAAAATCTCCAACCCTAAAAAGTAAAAGTGCACCTGGATACTTCACTTTAATAGCGTTGTATTGTTGCATTAACGGGGTTTCTTTATTCGTGTCTTTAGCCAAAACTGAAATTAATTTGCAAAAGCTATAAAGATAACATGATTACCCATTTTACAGCTGTTTTGTTGAAAAGTTGAAAGATTGTTGAGGAAAGAGTATCTAAATGAATGATAATTAGGAAATGAATGGTTCTGTTCTTGTTGGTAGGTGCAGCCCTGCTATTCGTTCCAAGTTCCGATAAAGAATCAGAAGCTTTCCAATGCTATCAGGTTTATAAACAAAGTTAGCTCAATACCAAATGGTTAGTAATTTAGGCGATCAATTTTAAAACGTTTTGTTTATCGAACTGTTAATTACTATATTGATAACCTAATATTTTAATTATGATAATTCAACTCAATACCGACAAAAACTTAACAATACATCAAGAATACGAAGATAAAATTCAGACTCAAATCAGCGACAGCCTTAGCCGTTTTAGCGATTTAATTACTAGGTTAGAGGTTCATTTATCTGATGAAAATGGAAGTAAAGACGGTTTAGAAGATAAAAGATGTATGCTTGAAGCAAAGATTACTGGTA is drawn from Pedobacter mucosus and contains these coding sequences:
- a CDS encoding HPF/RaiA family ribosome-associated protein, whose product is MIIQLNTDKNLTIHQEYEDKIQTQISDSLSRFSDLITRLEVHLSDENGSKDGLEDKRCMLEAKITGKEPIAVSNFGNNYDLAIAGALTKLKSTLETVAGKMKAH